Genomic window (Primulina eburnea isolate SZY01 chromosome 8, ASM2296580v1, whole genome shotgun sequence):
TCTAAAATTATGTCTTAAAAGTTGTTTTTATTATTGGTGTATCATTTTCTCGCAACTAAGGAACAACGAGagtttaaaaaatttgtgtAGATCCAATACTTGTGTTACCCTTAATGGTTTAGGGATAtagctagccgtgagttcacaaaTTCATGTGATCTAGAACAACATTTGTTCATATTCGAACTTATTCTaattagcctcattctttttaTCAATCACTTgatcaagaacgtcagaactgaAGTCTGGTTGCATTTattggatcatggtaagagcattTAGTAACATCGACTCGtgatccctaggtatcactaacagtgcctgcaagaacatTAAGTTATGGTTGATGTATCGAGAGTTGCAAATAAATTCGACAATAATGTGATGTATTTTTTAGTAATAACAGTGACATGATATGTGAAACTGAGGAAATACTTTCCAAAATGCAAATGTCTTATTCTGACCGGAGATTTTTTGTATTATTAATTCATTAGATCATATATGTATCTTCATTCGTCGGTAAGTGGTGAATCTCTGACCACGATGCATTGAATCTaagtatttcgaaactacattCAACATTGCCACCTAATGGCCCTCAACGGATCAAAGTGAATGCTAGTACGTAGAGTCTCCACGACCCACGTTGACTCGAGTCAAATGACTAATGTTGTACAACAATAACCACAGATTATTTCACTCGATGAGTGATAACACTTGGAAAGTCTGAGTGATGGTTTTTTACTGTATCATCAAATGATCACACATATGTATGAATGAACATCTTAATGTCCttatcaatgaaacatgatgtTTACATCACATATATTAATCTTAAGCTCAAATGacttttatccttattttaggcgACTGAATCGATTAggaacatgtttagaatatacaatatgattcataatgagtttcatgatcttacgttgagaTGCGAACCTTGTGTTACTTTCTGTATATTCATTGACTTTATTTCTGCAAGCTTGCATgattaacaaataaataaatcacagaatttgataaaaccgtaaaatattattaaaataaacattgattttacataaaaattaatacaagTCGAAACCACAAATTAGCTCATTAGATTAATACTCTTACAATTTGGATGAGTCTTCCCAAATTTAATTCACACTTTCCAAAATCAATACAATTATGACTGTTATTCCGTAAAAAAGCATAATCTCATTGGTTGATTTCAACCTGTCTTGAGTAGATATAACAATCATCATTGtttcaaaaaattgttgttcaATCATGAATCCATATGTTTTATCGATGATTCGCATTTGACATGTAATGTGTGCAAAACTTTCGTTGTATTATCTCATTAGCAAATCTCATCATTATTCGTTACGAtagaaataaatacaaaaaaaaacatatatatttcaattttagACTAACTAAACTCCAATAATTTGTTTATACAAAACCCATCTTAATATAATTAAACAAACactataaaaaaaatcttatcaAAATGTCAATGTTCACCATAAGAATtatctattatatatttttaaaaaaagatacaAAAGAGGGTAAAAATTACATGCCAAGGAATAAATGTTTGCATGGAGGAGAATTTGAAGGACATCAATCAATTCCAAATTGTTGTACTTGGCAAATGGTGATACATTTCACTTCTCCCACTAATCGAGACATAAGTTACAAGAATTATATGTTTAACAATAATATAGTTCGAATATGTTGAAACTTTTGGACGATCACTTTGAGATTTTCACGggaatattttgtttttttatccttgatcaattatttatttaaaaaaaatgaactcTTCGAGTGTTTATTTTACAAATTTCCTCGATTTTCACGTCTCTCAACAATTTCTCAGTGTTTACATGATCCTAATACATTTACACAtgttatatatcattaaaaaagAATATCTAAGCTATTTATTTGTCTCCCACAGTTAAAACATCTCAAATTCTGTCTCATACTTGATCTTCTTGCTGTCAAGAACCGAGCCTCCCAAATCAAACAACTTAGGCACCTCTGGAGGTGTTGCACATCTTACCAAAGCCCAGTTTTGGTCCTCAAAGAATGGATGGTGCTTAATCTCAAGTGCACCCTTTACCGAGCCGAGCCGACTTTCCGGTTCCTTCTTCAACAACCGTGTGATCAAATCTTGAGCATGAGTACTGATAGTTGGATAGTCGGGAAACTTCAGGCATCGGGACACCACATTTGATATAGTATCCGCATTGCTTGATCCTTTGAAGGGTGTCTTACCGTATAATAGCTCGTAGAGCAAGATTCCGAACATCCACCAATCCACGGCACTTCCATGACCTTCCCCCTTGATAATTTCGGGAGCCAGGTACTCATGAGTTCCTACAAAGGAATTGGATCGCGCATCAGTGGGCTCAACTACAAGTTGTGGCAGAGGAATGATCTGGGACTTTAGTTCGGATTTTAGTTTTCGGGTTGTGGCCACTGTTGAGAAAAAATTCGGAGTAAAACAAGAAAGTTGCAAGTTCGGGTGGAGGCAAAAAGGGTCGATGCAGCTGGAAGCTGAGAGTGGAGTCGGTGTTTTCTTTGGCGGTTCAATTATTGGGGAAGATGACTCGAGTAGCATTGGATTAACATTGCATCTGAGAGACAAGTCAAAATCAGAGAGCATGATATGGCCGTCTTCTCGAATCAAAATGTTTTCGGGTTTCAAGTCTCTGTACACTACTCCAAGCATGTGAAGGTACTCCAGTGCGAGAAGGACTTCAGCAACATAGAACCTGTATACGATACACTTCTTTATATGATTCAAATTATAACTACGATCATGATTTAAGTATTTAACACCTAATTCAACATTAATTAACAGGAGAAATATTATGTTTAAACTCCATAAAATTTCGAACCATTCAGCTTATGTAAGGGTAAGATGTGTTGTGTATTTACGAAGTCGAATTTCGAAAAGGTGATAAAACAGCCGTGTTAAAAGAACTGTTTGACATAACCTTCTCTAACCATTTCTCCATTTGGATTTCTAAAGTGTGCCTCCTGAAGTTTGGATTAAGTGACAGATTACATCTCAATACAAATATGCACAAAAACTCTTTCTATCAGATAAATATCGCGCATTCACTTAGGCAAGAAGCTGATTCACCCGAAGGAGTTCAAAACTTTACCTTGCGGATTCCTCGGGATAGCTCTTGGTCGGCTGTTTTTGACGGAGAACATGAAGATCACCACCGGGGCAATGTTCCATAATCAAACACGAAAATTTATTGGTAGTAAAATGAGCATAAAGAGTAGGAAGGAACGGGTGATCCAGAATCTCCAGTATCTCCTTTTCTGTTTGAGCCCTCAAAATTTTTTTTCTGCTAGCCAAAGCATcaaaattcattattttcacTGCAAAGAGGCAGCTTGTACCGATTAGCTCAGAAAGGTATACAATGCCAATGTCGCCCCCTCCAAGCTTCTTCAGCAACTTGAAGTGACTCAATCCCAAGCTTCCGTGCTGATTTTGAAACAAGTTTATGGCTTCCCATCTCATGTCCCGTGACATGTGAGGTCGATAGCCACTGCGACTAGATGCACTTATATAGCTGTCTTCACTATGACTAGTTGTGCTGCTATATTCCCCGAGGCTACTTTTGGAGCTTTGAGAAGTCTCTCCTTTATCCTTTGACTTTGATTTTTCATCAGCTTTTCTCACTACAATCTTTCGTTTCCGAAAGATACGAGGATTAGAGTCATTCTTGTTTTTGTTAGAGTCCACAGATATTGCACCAAATACCGGGTTTGCATTACTACTTGATTCTGCTCTTACTCTGTCCAATTCTTCACACCCGTTTTCCAGCATAGAATCGGCCTTGCGAATCTTGCTGACCAAAGTTGTCTCATTCACAGTCTTCTTTTTGACAAAGATCTGGCTTCTTGAACCTTGTTTGCTAAAACCAAAACCTTGGTCCAAAGGTTTGATGAGCTTGCTTTCCTCATTGAAGTTTGATGATAAAGAAAAATGTTGTAGCTTGTCTTGATGCACCTTGTGCTTTCCCCTCTCCATAACCATACTCTCATCTGAGAGTTTATTCTTAAATCTGGTCCTGGTCGATGAATATGGCAAATCCAATTTCCCGTTCTGCTCCAATTCagcttttgaaattttaattgcaGATTCATGTCTAATTTCAGGTACTAAAGATATCGCCACTGAATTCCCTTTTGCATCATCAAGTGGTTGGCCCGGCGAAGCTGATGGTCTAAATATTCGTTTCTTCACTGCTGCCATCTCAGATGCTTGAGAGATGCATAATCCTCTCAGAGCCTGTTTCAAACTCACCGGTTCTGTAATTCCAATACCCACAACTCGAGAAGGGCTTACTCTCATTGGTCTTTTCATAGCACTTTTGTGCAAAGTATCTCTAGATCTTCGCTCGTCTGGACCTAAATCTTGAAGAGAACTCCCAATATTTATAGATTCAAAAAGTTTGTTGATGTCATCCGCGATAGAATACTTCTTTAAACCCTTCCCTGCATTATGTTTTTCAACATTTTCGCTGGTTCTAGAATCGGAATCGTATATTTCTGTCAGCTCTACTATTTCATGGCTAATAGGCGACACACCATGGGTAAGAGACATCTACGCCAGTAAAAATCTGATGCAGCAGTAAAAGCTTATTATCTTAACCGGTTCTCTGACATGGACACAAGACGAAGAGATCCAGCCATGGAAGCCAAACAAACATGCCCACGAGATTCCTTAATCACGCATTGCAGAGGATAAAGTCCACGGTGTAGCAATTTTTTGTCAGCTGAATTCATTTCACAGAACAATCGATTAAGTGAAGTAAAAATTTTTTTACATGGAAGTGACTTTACCTTCAC
Coding sequences:
- the LOC140840002 gene encoding serine/threonine-protein kinase D6PK-like isoform X2, with the protein product MSLTHGVSPISHEIVELTEIYDSDSRTSENVEKHNAGKGLKKYSIADDINKLFESINIGSSLQDLGPDERRSRDTLHKSAMKRPMRVSPSRVVGIGITEPVSLKQALRGLCISQASEMAAVKKRIFRPSASPGQPLDDAKGNSVAISLKTVNETTLVSKIRKADSMLENGCEELDRVRAESSSNANPVFGAISVDSNKNKNDSNPRIFRKRKIVVRKADEKSKSKDKGETSQSSKSSLGEYSSTTSHSEDSYISASSRSGYRPHMSRDMRWEAINLFQNQHGSLGLSHFKLLKKLGGGDIGIVYLSELIGTSCLFAVKIMNFDALASRKKILRAQTEKEILEILDHPFLPTLYAHFTTNKFSCLIMEHCPGGDLHVLRQKQPTKSYPEESARFYVAEVLLALEYLHMLGVVYRDLKPENILIREDGHIMLSDFDLSLRCNVNPMLLESSSPIIEPPKKTPTPLSASSCIDPFCLHPNLQLSCFTPNFFSTVATTRKLKSELKSQIIPLPQLVVEPTDARSNSFVGTHEYLAPEIIKGEGHGSAVDWWMFGILLYELLYGKTPFKGSSNADTISNVVSRCLKFPDYPTISTHAQDLITRLLKKEPESRLGSVKGALEIKHHPFFEDQNWALVRCATPPEVPKLFDLGGSVLDSKKIKYETEFEMF
- the LOC140840002 gene encoding serine/threonine-protein kinase D6PK-like isoform X1, with amino-acid sequence MSLTHGVSPISHEIVELTEIYDSDSRTSENVEKHNAGKGLKKYSIADDINKLFESINIGSSLQDLGPDERRSRDTLHKSAMKRPMRVSPSRVVGIGITEPVSLKQALRGLCISQASEMAAVKKRIFRPSASPGQPLDDAKGNSVAISLVPEIRHESAIKISKAELEQNGKLDLPYSSTRTRFKNKLSDESMVMERGKHKVHQDKLQHFSLSSNFNEESKLIKPLDQGFGFSKQGSRSQIFVKKKTVNETTLVSKIRKADSMLENGCEELDRVRAESSSNANPVFGAISVDSNKNKNDSNPRIFRKRKIVVRKADEKSKSKDKGETSQSSKSSLGEYSSTTSHSEDSYISASSRSGYRPHMSRDMRWEAINLFQNQHGSLGLSHFKLLKKLGGGDIGIVYLSELIGTSCLFAVKIMNFDALASRKKILRAQTEKEILEILDHPFLPTLYAHFTTNKFSCLIMEHCPGGDLHVLRQKQPTKSYPEESARFYVAEVLLALEYLHMLGVVYRDLKPENILIREDGHIMLSDFDLSLRCNVNPMLLESSSPIIEPPKKTPTPLSASSCIDPFCLHPNLQLSCFTPNFFSTVATTRKLKSELKSQIIPLPQLVVEPTDARSNSFVGTHEYLAPEIIKGEGHGSAVDWWMFGILLYELLYGKTPFKGSSNADTISNVVSRCLKFPDYPTISTHAQDLITRLLKKEPESRLGSVKGALEIKHHPFFEDQNWALVRCATPPEVPKLFDLGGSVLDSKKIKYETEFEMF